A genome region from Rhinopithecus roxellana isolate Shanxi Qingling chromosome 10, ASM756505v1, whole genome shotgun sequence includes the following:
- the TRIAP1 gene encoding TP53-regulated inhibitor of apoptosis 1 — translation MTSECAAAADTTVAMNSVGEACTDMKREYDQCFNRWFAEKFLKGDSSGDPCTDLFKRYQQCVQKAIKEKEIPIEGLEFMGHGKEKSENSS, via the exons ATGACATCAGAGTGCGCTGCCGCCGCCGACACCACCGTCGCCATGAACAGTGTGGGGGAGGCATGCACTGACATGAAGCGCGAATACGACCAGTGCTTCAATCGCTGGTTCGCCGAGAAGTTTCTCAAGGGGGACAGCTCCGGGGACCCGTGCACCGACCTCTTCAAGCGCTACCAGCAGTGTGTTCAG AAAGcaataaaggagaaagagattCCTATTGAAGGACTGGAATTCATGGGCCATGGCAAAGAAAAGTCTGAAAATTCTTCTTGA